Genomic segment of Streptomyces sp. NA02950:
GAGCCCGTTTGCCTGCCTGGCCGACCGTGCACATGCTGGCGACAATCTTTGGAGGGCAGGCCGGGGAACTGCGGTTCCTCTGGGAGCGGGCTCAAGGGATGTCTTTCCCGGTGCGGCGGTCAGTGACCGGTGCCGCATCGCAGCTACAGGCCGCACTGCGGGGGCTGTATCTGGCGGCGGGCAGCCCCGAGTTGCGGCGCCTGTGCAAAGGCGGCGGACCTGCCCTGACTCCCGAGGTGGTCCAGGAGGTGTTCGGCGGTGGTCTCATCCCGGACTGGCCTACGGTCGAGGACCTGGTGGTGCGCCTGGGCGGAGAGGCGTCGGCCATCCGTCCCTTGTGGGAGGACATGCATTACGCATTTCTCGCCTCTCGTGATGTCTTCCCTGCGGGCGGGCTGCCACGCTCCGGGCTGCCCGGCACAGAGGGCAGCGCTGGCCCCGGGACCGCAGGCCCGTGAATCGCCCGGTGGGTCAGGAGTGTCAGAAGTCGATGTCTCAGGAGGGAGGCTGTCGTGGCCTGTGGTGGACCGTCCGCGACTGCGCTACTGGGCTACCGCGCCTTCAGGCAGATGCACCGTGACAGCTACCTCCGCTACGCCCGGGTCCGGGTCGGGGACAGAGGAACTGCTGTGGTGGGAGCAGCGTTTGACTCCCTGGGGTGCCGGTGGCCCGAAGCGTTGAGCAGCGCGTGCCCGGCAGCGTTTTCGTGGCGGCTGCTGGGCCGGTGCGTATCGGAAGCCGACCGGGCGGAGGGTGCGGCGGACGAGAGCCTGGGGGGTCTGTACGGTGTGCTGCCGGCAGAGCAGGCTGATGCGGTGTTGCTGCACTACCGGCTGGGGATGACGCTGACCGCGGGTGCGGATCTCATGGGGATCAGCTCGTCGGTCATGGCGGCCCATCTGCTCATGGCGGAGCGGAGTCTGCCGCGGTGGCTTTCCACTGCCCTGCGTCCGCCCGAGGCAGGGACGCTGTGGGGGCGGAGATGAGGAATGCTGCGCGCGTGATTTCTCCACCGGTCGTCTAGTTCGCGTCAGCCGTCCGGGGGTCCTTCCCAGGATGCCTGGGCATTGCCCCGTTGCCCTCTCTAGCATGGGCCTCCCTGCTGCTGAGGAGCCTCCCGGGTGAGGGAGGCAAGGGGGGTCGGATGGATCGCGGGGAGAATCCCATTGCTCATGCTATCGACGTTAATACACCGAGTGTCGCCCGCATGTACGACTGGTACCTGGGGGGCACGGACAACTTCGCCTCGGATCGCAAGGCCTGTCAGGAGCTGTTAGAGATTGCGCCGAGCACTGCTGCTCTGGCGCGGAACAACAGGCTTTTCCTCCAGCGCGTGGTACGCGTCCTGGCCCGGGACTACGGGGTACGCCAGTTTCTGGATCATGGTTCCGGGCTCCCCACACAGAACAACGTTCATCAGGTTGCCCAGGCTGTCGACCGGAGTTCGCGCGTCGTCTACATCGACAACGATCCGATCGTGCTGGCCCACGGGCGCACGCTGCTCGACGAGAACGACGAGACCGCCTTCATCCAGGCGGAGATGACAGACACCGAGGGCATCTTCAATCATCCGGATGTCGACGGCTTCATCGACTTCGCCCAGCCGGTGGCTGCGCTGTTCGTCTCGGTCCTGCACTGCCTCCCCGACTCAGAGCAGCCCGGGCGAGTGGTGCGCGAGGTGGCCGACCGCCTGGCTCCCGGCAGCTTCATGGTGATCTGCCAGCTTGTCAGTGATGATGCGGCCACGCGGCAAGCGGCAACCGACTTCATGCTGCGAGTGACTGGCAACAAGTGGGGCAGAGTCAGGGAGAAGAGCGAGGTGCGGGACTACTTCGAAGGCATGGAGCTTCTCCAGCCGTACCTTGTCGAGGTCTCCACGTGGCGTCCGGATTCAGAGGTCGCTCCCCGGCAGCGCACGTTCGAGTGGGAAGAGTACGGCGGGGTGGCCCGACTCTCCTGACCTGCGCACAGGTCGTGTCAGCAGTGCCGGAAGGGGTGAGCTGAGTAGCCTTTTCGGGCTTCACGGAGAAGCCGCATGGTGACCTTCCGGGACTCAGCCACCCCCCACAGCTCGGACAGGAGGTGGCGATACCGCTCGACGTCACTGTGGTTGGTGACGTACGTCGCGCCGATGGCGTTCTCCAGGTAGATCAGTTCCGTGGGGCCGCCGTGGGCAAATTTCAGATACGTTATCGGAGTCGTAGGGGCGATTTGCGCGCTTTTGGTGAACCGCACGATGCGGATGGCGATGCGGCTACGCTCTGCCGCGTGCAGCAGGTACTGGAGCTGTTCGGCCATCACCTCAGGACCGCCGACCGGCCGGCGGAGGATGCCCTCGTCCAGCAGGGCCACCAGCTGGGGACTGCCGGCGGCGTGGAGCAGCTTCTGCCGGGCAATTCGGAGTGCAACACGCCGCTTGATCTCGGTTTCACTGTCGTGCGGCCGTCCGCTCTTGACGACGGCCCTTGCGTAGCCCGGGGTCTGCAACAGCCCTGGCACGACATTGACTTCGTAGGCGCGGATCTCGGTGGCCGAGTCCTCAAGTCCGATCAGACGCTTGAGCCAGCCTGGAGTCACATCGCTGTACTCGTCGTACCACGCCGCGGCAGTCGCATGCCGGAGCAGATCACGGATGGCCTGGACCTGCTGGTCGTCCTTGACGCCGTAGTGGTTGAGGAGGTCGAGCACATCCCGCTCCCGAGGGGGATTCTCACCGCGCTCCATGCGGCTGATCTTGGAAACGGATGCCCGGATGACCGGCGCAGCGTCCTTGATGGCCATGCCCCGCTCTTTGCGGAGCCTTCGCA
This window contains:
- a CDS encoding sigma-70 region 4 domain-containing protein, which produces MGAAFDSLGCRWPEALSSACPAAFSWRLLGRCVSEADRAEGAADESLGGLYGVLPAEQADAVLLHYRLGMTLTAGADLMGISSSVMAAHLLMAERSLPRWLSTALRPPEAGTLWGRR
- a CDS encoding SAM-dependent methyltransferase, which translates into the protein MDRGENPIAHAIDVNTPSVARMYDWYLGGTDNFASDRKACQELLEIAPSTAALARNNRLFLQRVVRVLARDYGVRQFLDHGSGLPTQNNVHQVAQAVDRSSRVVYIDNDPIVLAHGRTLLDENDETAFIQAEMTDTEGIFNHPDVDGFIDFAQPVAALFVSVLHCLPDSEQPGRVVREVADRLAPGSFMVICQLVSDDAATRQAATDFMLRVTGNKWGRVREKSEVRDYFEGMELLQPYLVEVSTWRPDSEVAPRQRTFEWEEYGGVARLS
- a CDS encoding helix-turn-helix transcriptional regulator — encoded protein: MSADHPDRGALTATAVPLPRRGEKPVAAGKVLGAYLRRLRKERGMAIKDAAPVIRASVSKISRMERGENPPRERDVLDLLNHYGVKDDQQVQAIRDLLRHATAAAWYDEYSDVTPGWLKRLIGLEDSATEIRAYEVNVVPGLLQTPGYARAVVKSGRPHDSETEIKRRVALRIARQKLLHAAGSPQLVALLDEGILRRPVGGPEVMAEQLQYLLHAAERSRIAIRIVRFTKSAQIAPTTPITYLKFAHGGPTELIYLENAIGATYVTNHSDVERYRHLLSELWGVAESRKVTMRLLREARKGYSAHPFRHC